A portion of the Rhodococcus pseudokoreensis genome contains these proteins:
- a CDS encoding carbon-nitrogen hydrolase family protein: protein MRAALFQGPELSFDVAANLAAIASAAQTAAAAGASILVCPEMSATGYNIGPLIAERAEPADGPIAARIAEIARESGITVVYGYPEADGAVVYNSVQALGPSGNSLANYRKTHLFGDLDRTHFAAGDELVVQFDHDGTRCGLLICYDVEFPEAVRAHADRGTQWLIVPTGLMCPYEFIAESVVPTRAYESQVFVTYVNRCGTETDLDYCGSSCAIAPDGTELARAGRYEELAIVDLELDVLRRSRRDNTHLDDRRVDLYPIVQEKTS, encoded by the coding sequence ATGAGGGCGGCGCTGTTCCAGGGTCCCGAACTCTCCTTCGACGTCGCGGCGAACCTCGCCGCCATCGCGTCCGCCGCGCAGACGGCAGCGGCCGCCGGTGCGTCCATCCTGGTCTGCCCGGAAATGTCGGCCACCGGCTACAACATCGGCCCACTCATCGCCGAGCGGGCCGAACCCGCCGACGGGCCGATCGCGGCGCGGATCGCGGAGATCGCGCGCGAGTCCGGCATCACCGTCGTCTACGGCTACCCAGAGGCGGACGGCGCCGTCGTCTACAACAGCGTGCAGGCGCTCGGCCCGTCCGGGAACTCGCTCGCGAACTACCGCAAGACCCACCTGTTCGGTGACCTCGACCGCACGCACTTCGCCGCCGGCGACGAACTCGTGGTCCAGTTCGACCACGACGGCACCCGGTGCGGACTCCTGATCTGCTACGACGTCGAGTTCCCGGAAGCCGTTCGCGCGCACGCCGACCGGGGCACTCAGTGGCTGATCGTCCCCACCGGTCTGATGTGCCCGTATGAATTCATCGCGGAGAGCGTCGTCCCGACCCGGGCCTACGAGAGCCAGGTGTTCGTCACGTACGTCAACCGGTGCGGCACTGAAACCGACCTCGACTACTGCGGATCCAGTTGCGCGATCGCACCCGACGGCACCGAACTCGCCCGGGCGGGCCGCTACGAAGAACTGGCGATCGTCGACCTCGAACTCGACGTCCTCCGCCGATCCCGCCGCGACAACACCCATCTCGACGACCGACGCGTCGACCTCTACCCCATTGTGCAGGAGAAGACTTCATGA
- a CDS encoding amino acid permease yields MDITKISPRPPGLAGALRARKSVEAIVARNDQEPGHGLKRSMGLVHLTALSIGASLGTGIFVILGEATPKAGPAVVLAFVLAAFTALFSALSYAELAGSIPVSGSSYSYTYATMGELFAWICGWCLMLEYGVSVAAVAVGWGEYINELLHGMFGIALPAAISESPGAGGVVNVPAIVIVLVAVALLTRGASESALVNTIMVALKILVLVFFCAVAFTAFRAGNFTPFIPLGAAGVTAAASQVFFAYIGFDAASTAGDEAKNAKRDLPRAIILSLVIVTALYCLVAIAAVGAMPWQDIAGEGAALATILEAATTSTWPAVLLSAGAVIAIASVVLAVMYGQTRILYAMSLDGLVPRVFSRVNPRTRVPVVNIVVVGAVVSALAGFVPLGELADATSIGSLFAFMLVNIAVIILRRRHPDLHRSFRTPLFPLMPVLGVVFCALLLFGLGVSTWVAFALWMAVGLAIYFAYGVRKSELRNSPEAVEAR; encoded by the coding sequence TTGGATATCACCAAGATTTCTCCGCGCCCGCCGGGACTGGCCGGCGCACTGCGCGCCCGCAAATCGGTCGAGGCGATCGTCGCGCGCAACGACCAGGAACCCGGTCACGGACTCAAGCGGTCGATGGGCCTCGTGCACCTCACCGCACTGAGCATCGGCGCCTCGCTGGGAACGGGCATCTTCGTCATCCTCGGCGAAGCGACACCCAAGGCAGGCCCCGCTGTGGTCCTCGCGTTCGTGCTCGCGGCGTTCACCGCGCTGTTCTCCGCCCTCTCCTACGCGGAACTCGCAGGCAGCATCCCCGTCTCCGGTAGCTCCTACTCGTACACCTACGCGACCATGGGCGAACTGTTCGCGTGGATCTGCGGCTGGTGCCTGATGCTCGAGTACGGCGTCTCGGTCGCGGCCGTGGCCGTCGGATGGGGCGAATACATCAACGAACTGCTCCACGGCATGTTCGGCATCGCACTACCCGCCGCGATCAGCGAATCACCGGGAGCGGGCGGCGTCGTCAACGTGCCCGCCATCGTCATCGTGCTCGTCGCGGTGGCGCTACTGACCCGCGGAGCGTCCGAGAGCGCCCTGGTCAACACCATCATGGTCGCGCTGAAGATCCTCGTGCTCGTGTTCTTCTGCGCGGTCGCGTTCACCGCGTTCCGCGCCGGGAACTTCACGCCGTTCATTCCCCTCGGCGCGGCAGGCGTCACGGCCGCGGCGTCCCAGGTGTTCTTCGCCTACATCGGGTTCGACGCCGCCTCGACCGCAGGCGACGAGGCGAAGAACGCGAAACGCGACCTTCCCCGCGCCATCATCCTCTCGCTCGTGATCGTCACGGCCCTCTACTGCCTGGTCGCGATCGCGGCCGTCGGCGCGATGCCCTGGCAGGACATCGCGGGCGAGGGCGCCGCACTCGCGACCATCCTCGAGGCCGCCACCACCAGCACCTGGCCGGCCGTCCTCTTGTCCGCGGGCGCCGTGATCGCCATCGCGAGCGTCGTCCTCGCCGTGATGTACGGGCAGACCCGAATCCTGTACGCGATGTCGCTCGACGGTCTCGTTCCGCGCGTGTTCTCCCGCGTCAACCCCCGCACCCGGGTGCCCGTCGTCAACATCGTGGTCGTCGGCGCCGTCGTCTCCGCGCTCGCGGGGTTCGTGCCGCTGGGCGAACTGGCCGACGCCACGAGCATCGGCTCGCTGTTCGCGTTCATGCTCGTCAACATCGCCGTGATCATCCTGCGCCGGCGGCACCCCGACCTGCACCGCAGCTTCCGCACTCCGCTGTTCCCGCTGATGCCGGTCCTCGGCGTGGTGTTCTGCGCGCTGCTGCTGTTCGGCCTCGGTGTCTCGACGTGGGTGGCGTTCGCCCTGTGGATGGCGGTGGGGCTCGCGATCTACTTCGCCTACGGCGTCCGCAAGTCCGAACTCCGCAACAGCCCCGAAGCGGTGGAGGCACGATGA
- a CDS encoding flavin monoamine oxidase family protein, whose translation MTIPVTPDSTATDTDVPPLTMFGPDFPFAYDDYVTHPSGLGSVPAGRHGTEVAVIGGGLSGMVTAYELMKIGLKPIVYESDQIGGRMRSQPFEGHPGVVAEMGAMRFPPSSTTLFHYLDATGLRTEAFPNPLADATPSTVIDLKGETYYAQHLDDLPPVFREVSDAWQRTLEEHAELIPLQQAIRDRDTAELKRIWNDLVVRLDDQTFYGFLASSKHFASFRHREVFGQVGFGTGGWDTDFPNSILEILRVVITAADDHHRGIVGGSQQLPLHLWTDTPAGMAHWPDGTSVRSLNGGDTRPRVTAVRRTAPHQVTVTDSAGEIRTYPAAVFTAQSWMLLNNIHCDDDLFPIDHWTAIERTHYMGSTKVFALVDRPFWKDKDPVTGRDLVSMTLTDRMSRGTYLLDQGDDKPGLICLSYTWSDDSLKLLPLDATERMNLMIKSLEEIYPGVDFRSHIIATPVTLSWETERDFMGAFKANLPGHYRYQERLFSHFVQDELDPRHRGIFLAGDDISWTAGWAEGAVQTALNAVWGVMHHLGGAAPTDNPGPGDRYAELGPMRFAPVSTY comes from the coding sequence ATGACAATCCCCGTCACCCCGGACAGCACCGCCACGGACACCGACGTCCCGCCGCTGACGATGTTCGGTCCCGACTTCCCGTTCGCCTACGACGACTACGTGACGCACCCGTCGGGCCTCGGTTCGGTGCCCGCAGGCCGGCACGGCACCGAGGTGGCGGTGATCGGCGGCGGACTGTCGGGCATGGTCACGGCGTACGAACTGATGAAGATCGGCCTCAAACCGATTGTCTACGAGTCGGATCAGATCGGTGGCCGGATGCGGTCGCAGCCGTTCGAGGGACACCCCGGCGTGGTGGCCGAGATGGGCGCGATGCGGTTCCCACCGTCGTCCACCACCCTGTTCCACTACCTCGACGCCACCGGGCTGCGGACCGAGGCGTTTCCCAACCCGCTCGCCGACGCCACCCCCAGCACGGTCATCGACCTCAAGGGCGAAACGTATTACGCACAGCACCTCGACGATCTGCCGCCAGTGTTCCGGGAGGTCTCCGACGCATGGCAGCGCACGCTCGAGGAGCACGCCGAACTGATCCCGCTCCAGCAGGCGATCCGCGACCGCGACACCGCCGAACTGAAGCGGATCTGGAACGACCTCGTGGTCCGACTGGACGATCAGACGTTCTACGGCTTCCTCGCCTCGTCCAAGCACTTCGCGTCGTTCCGGCACCGGGAAGTGTTCGGGCAGGTCGGTTTCGGAACGGGCGGCTGGGACACCGATTTCCCCAACTCGATCCTCGAGATCCTGCGCGTCGTGATCACCGCCGCCGACGACCACCACCGCGGCATCGTCGGCGGGTCGCAGCAACTGCCGCTGCACCTGTGGACGGACACCCCGGCGGGGATGGCGCACTGGCCGGACGGCACGTCGGTGCGCTCACTGAACGGCGGGGACACCCGTCCCCGCGTCACCGCGGTCCGGCGCACCGCACCGCATCAGGTGACGGTCACCGACTCGGCCGGTGAGATCCGCACCTACCCGGCCGCCGTCTTCACGGCGCAGAGTTGGATGCTGCTCAACAACATTCACTGCGACGACGACCTGTTCCCGATCGACCACTGGACCGCCATCGAACGCACCCACTACATGGGTTCGACGAAGGTGTTCGCCCTCGTGGACCGTCCGTTCTGGAAGGACAAGGACCCGGTGACCGGCCGCGACCTCGTCAGCATGACGCTGACCGACCGGATGAGCCGCGGCACCTACCTTCTCGACCAGGGTGACGACAAGCCCGGCCTGATCTGCCTGTCCTACACGTGGTCCGACGATTCGCTCAAACTGCTGCCGCTCGACGCGACGGAGCGGATGAACCTGATGATCAAGTCGCTCGAGGAGATCTACCCGGGCGTGGACTTCCGCAGCCACATCATCGCCACCCCCGTCACGCTGTCGTGGGAGACCGAACGCGACTTCATGGGCGCGTTCAAGGCGAACCTGCCCGGCCACTACCGGTACCAGGAACGGCTGTTCAGCCATTTCGTTCAGGACGAACTCGACCCGCGGCATCGCGGAATCTTCCTGGCGGGCGACGACATCTCGTGGACCGCGGGCTGGGCGGAGGGCGCCGTGCAGACCGCGCTCAACGCCGTCTGGGGAGTGATGCACCACCTCGGCGGCGCCGCCCCCACCGACAACCCCGGCCCCGGCGACCGGTACGCCGAACTCGGTCCCATGCGCTTCGCGCCCGTGAGTACTTATTAA
- the ggh gene encoding glucosylglycerate hydrolase — protein MADRGFTPTQLAARAAYLLRGNDLGTMTSAAPRLYPHMWSWDAAFVAVGLAPLSVERAVVELDTLLSAQWKNGMIPHIVFANGVDGYFPGPGRWECGTLAAHAPSGTQTSGITQPPVHAIAVQRILDHSRRHGRSTRAVAEEFLDRRWPDLVRWHRWLANARDLDGNGRIALYHGWESGMDNSPRWDHSYANVVAGVMPTYLREDLSHVADTGQRPSNGEYDRYLWLLEEMKTVRYDDAELATAMSFAVEDVFVSAVFSMACEVLATIGEEHSMPNSDVRELHGWAARFRQGVLTTTDERSGAARDFDLRSGRWIATETLAMFSPLLCGGLSRDAERALIRTFEGPKFCGHPDLRYAVPPSTSPVSGDFRPREYWRGPVWPVMTWLFSWAFARRGWAERAHLLRSEGLRQASDGSFAEYYEPFTGQPLGSMQQSWTAAAVLDWLG, from the coding sequence ATGGCGGACCGTGGATTCACCCCGACACAGCTCGCGGCACGTGCCGCGTACCTGCTTCGCGGCAACGACCTCGGCACCATGACGAGTGCCGCGCCGCGCCTGTACCCGCACATGTGGAGTTGGGACGCGGCATTCGTCGCGGTCGGACTGGCGCCCCTCAGTGTGGAGCGGGCCGTCGTCGAACTCGACACCCTGCTGTCGGCGCAGTGGAAGAACGGGATGATCCCGCACATCGTGTTCGCGAACGGCGTCGACGGGTACTTCCCCGGCCCCGGTCGGTGGGAGTGCGGAACCCTCGCGGCGCACGCGCCGAGCGGAACGCAGACGTCGGGCATTACGCAGCCGCCCGTCCACGCCATCGCCGTGCAGCGGATCCTCGACCACTCGCGCAGGCACGGTCGCAGCACCCGGGCCGTCGCCGAGGAGTTCCTCGACCGGCGCTGGCCCGACCTCGTGCGCTGGCACCGCTGGCTGGCCAACGCCCGAGACCTCGACGGCAACGGCCGGATCGCGCTGTACCACGGGTGGGAGTCCGGGATGGACAACTCGCCGCGCTGGGACCACTCGTACGCCAACGTCGTCGCAGGGGTGATGCCCACGTATCTGCGCGAGGACCTGTCCCACGTCGCCGATACGGGACAGCGGCCGTCGAACGGCGAGTACGACCGCTACCTGTGGCTGCTCGAGGAGATGAAGACCGTCCGCTACGACGACGCGGAACTGGCCACCGCCATGAGCTTCGCGGTGGAGGACGTGTTCGTCAGCGCCGTGTTCTCGATGGCGTGCGAGGTGCTCGCGACCATCGGCGAGGAACACTCGATGCCGAACTCCGACGTCCGCGAACTGCACGGGTGGGCGGCCCGGTTCCGGCAGGGCGTCCTCACGACCACCGACGAACGGTCCGGGGCGGCACGCGATTTCGATCTGCGCAGCGGCCGGTGGATCGCCACCGAAACGCTCGCCATGTTCTCCCCACTCCTGTGCGGCGGCCTGAGCCGCGACGCCGAACGCGCCCTGATCCGCACGTTCGAGGGGCCGAAGTTCTGCGGCCACCCCGACCTCCGGTACGCCGTGCCGCCGTCGACGTCGCCGGTGTCGGGCGACTTCCGCCCGCGCGAATACTGGCGCGGTCCGGTGTGGCCCGTGATGACGTGGCTGTTCTCCTGGGCGTTCGCCCGCCGCGGGTGGGCCGAGCGCGCCCACCTGCTGCGGTCCGAGGGACTGCGGCAGGCGAGCGACGGCAGCTTCGCCGAATACTACGAGCCGTTCACCGGGCAGCCCCTCGGCAGCATGCAGCAGTCGTGGACGGCCGCAGCCGTTCTGGACTGGTTGGGCTGA